A stretch of Spirosoma oryzicola DNA encodes these proteins:
- the uxuA gene encoding mannonate dehydratase: protein MRWFGPNDPVSLMDIRQAGCTGVVTALHQIPVGAVWSVEAIEERKQLVEAANDRYSPLHWAVVESLPVHEAIKKGNPDRSTYIEHYKQSLRNLAACGIQTVCYNFMPVLDWSRTNLTYEMPDGSRALRFVWEDFAVFDLCILKRAGAEADYEPEVAQAARHRFEQMTAQEITQLSNIVLLGLPGSEEAFTLDTFQGLLNEYATIDDQALRENLYYFIREVAPVANELGINLCIHPDDPPRPLLGLPRVVSTEADLAQLMDACDVVANGITFCTGSLGIRPDNDLPGMIRRFGNRIHFIHLRTTKREDDPRNFHEADHLAGDVDMYAVVKEIVLEQQRRAQAGTGVTSIPMRPDHGHQMLDDLHKVTYPGYSAIGRLRGLAELRGLEFGIIRSLAE from the coding sequence ATGCGATGGTTCGGCCCGAACGATCCGGTTTCTCTGATGGATATTCGACAGGCTGGTTGTACTGGCGTGGTAACCGCACTACACCAGATTCCGGTGGGGGCGGTGTGGTCCGTTGAGGCCATTGAAGAACGGAAACAACTTGTCGAAGCGGCCAATGATCGCTATTCGCCGTTGCACTGGGCTGTGGTGGAGAGCTTGCCCGTTCACGAGGCTATCAAGAAAGGCAATCCGGATCGTAGCACCTACATTGAGCATTACAAACAGTCGTTACGGAATCTGGCCGCTTGCGGGATTCAAACGGTCTGTTACAATTTCATGCCCGTCCTTGACTGGTCGCGGACGAATCTTACCTACGAAATGCCGGACGGATCACGGGCGTTACGGTTCGTGTGGGAGGATTTTGCCGTGTTTGATTTATGCATCCTGAAACGGGCCGGTGCCGAAGCCGACTACGAACCCGAAGTAGCCCAGGCTGCCCGACACCGGTTTGAGCAGATGACCGCGCAGGAGATTACCCAACTGAGTAATATTGTCTTGCTGGGGTTACCCGGTTCCGAAGAAGCGTTTACACTGGATACGTTTCAAGGGTTGCTGAACGAATACGCGACTATTGACGACCAGGCCTTGCGCGAAAATCTGTATTATTTCATTCGGGAGGTAGCGCCGGTAGCCAATGAACTGGGTATTAATCTGTGTATTCACCCCGACGATCCGCCAAGACCATTGCTGGGTTTACCGCGCGTTGTCAGCACCGAAGCCGATCTGGCGCAACTGATGGATGCCTGTGATGTTGTTGCCAATGGGATTACGTTCTGTACCGGCTCGTTGGGTATTCGCCCCGACAACGACCTGCCCGGTATGATTCGTCGGTTTGGCAATCGGATTCATTTTATTCATCTCCGCACAACCAAGCGCGAAGACGATCCGCGTAATTTTCACGAAGCCGATCATCTGGCTGGCGATGTAGATATGTACGCGGTGGTCAAAGAGATTGTGCTGGAGCAACAGCGACGCGCTCAGGCGGGAACTGGTGTTACGTCCATTCCGATGCGTCCTGACCACGGTCACCAGATGCTCGACGACCTGCATAAAGTGACGTATCCCGGTTACTCAGCCATCGGGCGGTTACGCGGATTAGCTGAGTTGCGCGGACTGGAATTTGGCATTATTCGGTCGCTGGCGGAGTAA
- a CDS encoding LacI family DNA-binding transcriptional regulator yields the protein MEKETTIYDIARRLKLSPATVSRALNDHPAINSNTKSTIAATAKEMGYRSNTFASNLRRQRTNTIGVIVPRLDSHFMSTVLAGMEKVANAASYNLIISQSLESVRKEIANAKTMFNSRVDGLLVSVAYDTEMSEHFDAFVDKGIPLLFFDRVLAHKRSTCIVIDNAKAGYEATAHLIQQGCRRVMHVTGNLKRNVYADRLKGYKLALLDFGLAYEDELVMVTDLSHEAGLKAASHIQTMNNPPDGLFVTNDFCAVSCMSALKKAGLSIPADIAVVGFNDDPVSSVVEPTLTTVHYPGEKMGEVAAQSLINHLNGAMDIQTTNTIILHSELIVRDSSKKAV from the coding sequence ATGGAAAAAGAAACTACTATATACGACATTGCGCGACGGCTAAAGCTCTCGCCCGCAACGGTTAGTAGAGCGCTGAATGATCACCCGGCTATCAACAGTAACACCAAAAGCACGATTGCTGCTACGGCAAAGGAAATGGGCTATCGGTCCAATACTTTCGCCAGCAATTTGCGCCGTCAGCGTACCAATACCATCGGCGTTATTGTTCCCCGATTGGACAGTCATTTTATGTCAACCGTCCTGGCAGGCATGGAAAAAGTAGCCAATGCAGCTTCTTACAATCTGATTATCAGCCAATCGCTAGAGTCTGTCAGGAAAGAAATAGCCAACGCAAAAACAATGTTTAACAGCCGCGTGGACGGGCTGCTTGTTTCAGTTGCCTATGATACCGAGATGTCGGAACATTTCGACGCCTTTGTCGATAAAGGCATTCCGTTGCTGTTTTTTGATCGCGTCCTTGCCCATAAACGAAGCACCTGCATTGTTATCGACAACGCAAAAGCGGGTTATGAAGCGACGGCCCATCTGATTCAGCAAGGTTGTCGTCGGGTAATGCACGTAACGGGTAACCTAAAACGAAACGTCTATGCCGACCGGTTGAAAGGCTACAAGCTGGCCCTGCTTGACTTTGGGTTGGCCTACGAAGACGAGCTGGTTATGGTAACCGATTTGAGTCACGAAGCGGGTCTGAAAGCAGCTAGCCATATACAGACGATGAACAATCCCCCCGATGGTCTGTTCGTTACCAATGACTTTTGTGCCGTCAGTTGCATGAGTGCGCTAAAAAAAGCGGGCTTGTCCATACCAGCAGACATTGCCGTTGTGGGGTTTAACGACGACCCGGTCTCATCCGTTGTTGAGCCTACCCTGACGACCGTTCATTATCCGGGTGAAAAGATGGGCGAAGTCGCAGCCCAGAGCCTGATCAATCATCTGAACGGAGCGATGGACATTCAAACCACGAACACAATTATTTTACACTCGGAACTGATCGTACGCGACTCATCGAAAAAAGCCGTGTAG
- a CDS encoding alpha-glucuronidase family glycosyl hydrolase produces the protein MILTIRVLFFLLLFLTGRSYADDGYRLWLKYDLIKDVAKRDAYARSAQFIAVTGNSPTLKAAADELQVGLQGLLGKAVPVLTNAGNRTGGIVLSVGNGPVAGAQLRTEEGYQITSRSNNIVVSSKSDAGVLYGAFALLRQLQTLQPINTLSLTSDPKVRYRMLNHWDNPNGTIERGYAGETLWKWYELPERISPRYRDYARANASLGINGTVVNNVNASARFLTAEYLGKVAALANVFRPYGIRVYVSIYFPAPKVIGGLKTADPLDPEVRKWWADKTKEIYKLIPDFGGFLVKANSEGEPGPQDYNRTHADGANMLAEALKPYDGIVLWRSFVYKADPKADRFKAALEEFGHLDGTFDKKVIVQVKNGPIDFQPREPFSPLFGKMPKTPLAIEFQLTQEYLGFATHLVYEAPIFKECLDSDTYAKGKESGAASSSAAPSSGATVAKVVDGSVDGYPITAMAGVANTGSDRNWTGHPMAQANWYAFGRLTWDHTLSSEAIAREWIAMTLTKEPQAITRIADMMLKSREIYVNYNTPMGLSRPWTGVHFAPEPWQNKSPRPDWTAVYYHRADSVGLGFDRTEKGSNVLAQYNPEVQKQWNNPETCPLPYLLWFHHVPWTKKLSTGRTLWDELCTRFYTGADSVGWMQQQWAQVKGSVDPETYAEVAGRLETQHKEAIWWRDAWVLYLQEYAKKPIPAPFKKPERTLDEVKQLVDVYLLR, from the coding sequence ATGATTTTGACAATACGCGTTCTCTTTTTTTTACTGCTGTTCCTGACTGGCCGCAGTTACGCCGACGATGGCTATCGGCTTTGGCTAAAATACGATCTGATCAAAGACGTAGCTAAGCGGGACGCCTATGCCCGTTCGGCCCAGTTTATCGCGGTGACTGGAAACAGTCCTACTTTAAAGGCGGCCGCCGACGAATTACAGGTAGGCTTACAGGGCTTGCTGGGCAAAGCGGTGCCGGTGCTTACCAATGCGGGCAATCGTACGGGGGGCATAGTTTTGAGCGTTGGCAATGGGCCTGTCGCGGGGGCACAACTGCGTACGGAGGAAGGCTATCAGATTACCAGTCGTTCCAACAATATTGTCGTGAGCAGTAAAAGCGACGCGGGCGTTTTGTACGGTGCCTTTGCTTTGCTACGGCAACTGCAAACGCTACAGCCCATCAATACGCTGTCGTTGACGAGTGACCCGAAAGTACGCTATCGGATGCTGAACCATTGGGATAACCCGAACGGTACGATTGAACGGGGTTACGCGGGTGAAACACTCTGGAAATGGTATGAGCTTCCCGAACGCATCAGCCCGCGTTACCGCGATTACGCGCGGGCAAATGCGTCGCTGGGTATTAACGGTACGGTTGTTAACAACGTCAATGCCAGCGCCCGGTTTTTGACTGCTGAGTATCTGGGAAAGGTAGCCGCCCTGGCGAACGTCTTTCGGCCTTATGGCATCCGGGTGTATGTGTCTATCTATTTCCCGGCTCCGAAGGTGATTGGAGGTTTGAAAACCGCTGATCCGCTCGACCCGGAGGTTCGCAAGTGGTGGGCCGACAAGACCAAAGAAATTTACAAGCTGATTCCCGATTTTGGCGGGTTTCTGGTAAAAGCCAATTCGGAAGGCGAACCCGGACCGCAGGATTACAACCGGACCCACGCCGATGGGGCGAACATGCTGGCCGAAGCGCTTAAACCCTACGACGGCATTGTGCTGTGGCGGTCCTTCGTTTACAAAGCGGACCCCAAAGCCGACCGGTTCAAAGCAGCACTCGAAGAATTCGGGCATCTCGACGGTACATTTGACAAGAAAGTAATTGTACAAGTTAAAAACGGTCCGATTGATTTTCAGCCACGGGAACCGTTCTCGCCTTTGTTCGGAAAAATGCCCAAGACCCCGCTGGCGATAGAATTTCAACTGACGCAGGAATACTTGGGCTTTGCTACGCACCTGGTCTACGAAGCGCCGATTTTCAAGGAATGCCTGGATTCGGATACGTACGCTAAAGGGAAAGAATCCGGTGCGGCATCATCCAGTGCGGCACCATCCAGTGGGGCAACCGTTGCTAAAGTCGTTGATGGCAGCGTCGATGGGTATCCGATTACGGCGATGGCGGGTGTGGCCAATACGGGTTCTGATCGCAACTGGACGGGGCATCCGATGGCGCAGGCTAACTGGTATGCGTTCGGTCGGCTTACCTGGGATCATACCTTATCGTCCGAAGCGATTGCCAGGGAATGGATCGCCATGACCTTGACCAAGGAGCCGCAAGCCATAACGCGTATTGCCGACATGATGCTCAAATCGCGGGAAATTTACGTGAATTATAATACGCCAATGGGTCTTTCGCGTCCGTGGACGGGTGTGCATTTTGCGCCTGAACCCTGGCAGAACAAAAGCCCCCGGCCCGACTGGACCGCCGTGTATTACCACCGCGCGGATTCTGTCGGCTTAGGTTTCGACCGGACCGAAAAAGGAAGTAACGTGCTGGCTCAGTACAATCCCGAAGTACAAAAGCAGTGGAACAATCCCGAAACGTGTCCTTTGCCGTACCTGCTTTGGTTTCACCATGTGCCGTGGACGAAAAAACTGTCTACGGGTCGAACGCTGTGGGATGAGCTTTGCACACGTTTTTACACCGGTGCCGATTCAGTTGGCTGGATGCAGCAGCAGTGGGCGCAGGTAAAAGGCTCGGTCGATCCAGAGACGTATGCTGAGGTAGCGGGTCGTCTGGAAACGCAGCACAAAGAAGCAATCTGGTGGCGTGATGCCTGGGTGCTGTACCTTCAGGAGTATGCCAAGAAACCGATTCCGGCCCCGTTCAAAAAGCCAGAACGGACGCTGGATGAAGTGAAGCAATTGGTTGATGTCTACCTGTTGCGGTAA
- a CDS encoding mandelate racemase/muconate lactonizing enzyme family protein, producing the protein MKNSSSTGGIDRRSFLTKSALASVFSAGALSSFGEGLETAVDRAPLSSAPSQLKITDIKCGYTRNGHSLFVKVHTNQGIWGCGEAVDASVGTYHLVKLIGERIKGKSPLNVNRIFEDVRKAGFFEGAQAGIYISVLSAVETALWDLVGKALGMPVYQLLGGKFRDKIRVYCDTGAYRESDTSAEAFGKSAKKAVDIGFTAVKYDIDERNDPNKYDAYNWTASQGELERMYNQIAGVRKAVGPKIDICVDMHGRYDVTTGRRVAKMMEPLNLLFLEEPIPAENPEAYKQIREASNTPICAGENHYLAHGFRKLLEIGAVDIIMPDLQKAGGLGEAQRIANLANLYYVPFAPHMVASYLGAMASSHVCASVPNFLILEWQIYFHEEPMFKDIVTFDGPMIEKGFIPLSEKPGIGVEINEEGMKKYAPKDVPFFV; encoded by the coding sequence ATGAAAAACTCATCATCTACCGGCGGAATTGACCGTCGCTCGTTTCTGACCAAAAGCGCCTTAGCCAGTGTATTTAGTGCGGGTGCTTTATCCAGTTTCGGCGAAGGGCTGGAAACGGCCGTTGACCGTGCTCCGCTTTCGTCGGCTCCATCGCAGTTAAAAATTACGGATATCAAATGCGGCTACACCCGCAACGGACATAGCCTGTTCGTGAAAGTACATACCAACCAGGGTATCTGGGGCTGTGGTGAAGCGGTCGATGCCTCGGTTGGAACGTACCATCTGGTGAAGCTGATTGGCGAACGAATCAAAGGCAAAAGTCCGCTGAACGTAAACCGCATCTTCGAAGACGTGCGCAAAGCGGGTTTTTTCGAAGGAGCGCAGGCGGGTATTTACATCTCTGTGCTCTCGGCGGTCGAAACGGCCTTGTGGGATTTAGTCGGAAAAGCACTCGGCATGCCGGTTTATCAGCTGCTAGGCGGTAAATTCCGGGATAAGATTCGCGTTTACTGCGATACGGGTGCTTATCGTGAATCGGATACCAGTGCCGAGGCTTTCGGGAAAAGTGCCAAGAAGGCTGTCGATATCGGTTTTACGGCGGTAAAATACGACATCGATGAACGCAACGACCCCAATAAATACGACGCGTATAACTGGACCGCCAGCCAGGGTGAACTGGAACGGATGTACAACCAGATCGCCGGTGTTCGGAAAGCCGTTGGCCCGAAAATCGACATTTGTGTCGATATGCACGGACGCTATGATGTAACAACCGGTCGGCGCGTGGCTAAGATGATGGAGCCGCTGAATCTGCTGTTTCTGGAAGAACCGATCCCTGCCGAAAACCCCGAAGCGTACAAGCAGATTCGCGAAGCCTCGAACACGCCGATCTGTGCGGGTGAGAATCACTATCTGGCGCACGGGTTCCGCAAACTACTCGAAATTGGAGCCGTAGACATCATCATGCCGGATTTGCAGAAAGCGGGCGGCCTCGGCGAAGCGCAGCGGATTGCGAACCTGGCGAACCTGTATTACGTGCCGTTTGCCCCGCACATGGTAGCCTCGTATTTGGGAGCGATGGCGTCGAGCCACGTTTGTGCGTCGGTGCCGAACTTCCTGATCCTGGAATGGCAGATTTATTTCCACGAGGAGCCGATGTTCAAAGATATCGTTACGTTTGATGGACCGATGATCGAAAAAGGATTCATTCCTTTATCCGAGAAACCAGGTATCGGCGTTGAAATCAACGAAGAAGGCATGAAAAAATACGCGCCCAAAGACGTACCGTTTTTTGTCTGA
- a CDS encoding alpha/beta hydrolase family protein: MRVNMHPGWFLIPFVVLTLTVQRVNAQAPDFQKMTPEERKVYMDKMREASQDDWQRVMNRLNLKLPTLPPPTDDPKRPSHLKQKEGSTNWYDDEGNTHVRSGWGNWSNYDESKAGGYTLPDPLVLKNGKPVKNANTWWKQRRPELLADFLTEIYGNTPKNTPKVTFAVTAVTDTALRSRAIRKTIAGRIDNTRYPSAKPSIDMTLYTPANAKGPVPLIVLVWGAFPTPMVTIDRVISAGWAVAVVNTGAVQMDSGAGLHEGIIGLVSEGKDRKPDEWGVLAAWSWGLSRALDYFETDKAINPKQIGIQGHSRWGKTALLAAATDPRWAIVYASCSGSMGASLEKRNYGETIDNVAGSGEYHWMAGNFVKYGGNWQAMPVDAHELIDLIAPRPVFITGGTKDSWSDSHGEFLACVAASPVYELLGKKGLSTTVMPKPDESLMDGDLAFRNHEGGHTDLPDWPVFIQFAKKQFKQTN; this comes from the coding sequence ATGAGAGTCAACATGCATCCCGGCTGGTTTCTGATTCCTTTCGTAGTGCTCACTCTGACGGTGCAGCGGGTCAACGCCCAGGCTCCTGATTTTCAGAAAATGACGCCGGAGGAGCGAAAAGTATATATGGACAAGATGCGCGAGGCTAGTCAGGACGATTGGCAACGCGTCATGAATCGCCTGAACCTGAAACTACCGACGCTGCCGCCCCCGACTGATGACCCCAAACGACCATCGCATCTCAAGCAAAAGGAAGGATCAACGAACTGGTACGACGACGAAGGCAACACACACGTACGGTCGGGTTGGGGCAACTGGTCGAATTATGATGAATCCAAAGCGGGGGGCTACACACTCCCTGATCCGCTGGTGCTGAAAAACGGCAAACCGGTAAAAAATGCCAACACCTGGTGGAAACAGCGTCGTCCTGAACTACTGGCCGATTTTCTAACCGAGATATACGGCAATACGCCCAAAAACACGCCAAAGGTAACGTTTGCCGTAACTGCTGTTACCGACACGGCCTTGCGCAGCCGAGCGATTCGTAAAACGATTGCTGGCCGGATTGATAATACCCGCTATCCTTCGGCCAAGCCGAGCATCGACATGACGCTGTACACACCCGCGAATGCGAAGGGGCCGGTACCACTGATCGTACTGGTCTGGGGTGCTTTTCCGACGCCGATGGTAACCATTGATCGCGTTATTTCGGCGGGGTGGGCCGTGGCTGTTGTCAATACCGGCGCTGTTCAGATGGATAGCGGAGCGGGTCTGCACGAAGGCATTATCGGGCTGGTCAGCGAGGGCAAGGATCGGAAACCCGACGAGTGGGGCGTTCTGGCGGCCTGGAGTTGGGGCCTGAGCCGTGCGCTCGATTATTTCGAAACCGATAAAGCCATTAATCCCAAACAGATCGGCATCCAGGGCCATTCGCGCTGGGGCAAAACGGCACTGCTGGCCGCTGCTACCGATCCTCGCTGGGCTATCGTCTATGCCAGTTGTTCAGGGTCGATGGGCGCTTCCTTAGAAAAACGGAATTACGGTGAAACGATTGATAACGTAGCGGGTTCGGGCGAATACCACTGGATGGCCGGAAACTTCGTCAAATACGGTGGTAACTGGCAGGCTATGCCCGTCGATGCGCACGAGCTGATCGACCTGATTGCCCCGCGTCCGGTATTTATTACGGGTGGCACGAAGGATAGCTGGTCTGACTCGCACGGCGAGTTTCTGGCTTGCGTGGCGGCTAGCCCTGTCTACGAATTGCTCGGTAAAAAAGGGTTGTCGACAACGGTCATGCCGAAGCCCGACGAATCGCTGATGGATGGCGATCTGGCGTTTCGCAACCACGAAGGCGGCCACACCGATTTGCCCGACTGGCCCGTATTTATCCAATTCGCCAAAAAACAGTTTAAACAAACCAACTAA
- a CDS encoding putative oxidoreductase C-terminal domain-containing protein, with translation MKLIPTVSSLFLAALFAACQSSEKTTGQGSEKDMIRLITLDPGHFHAALVQKTMYDGVDSVVHVYAPDGPDVQLHLDKIQGYNTRADEPTHWKEEVYKGSDFFDKMIADRAGNVVVMAGNNRLKTDYIQKTVGAGFNVLADKPMVISSDKFNELKDAFATAEQKKVLLYDIMTERYEITTMLQRAFSRQADVFGTLQKGTPDNPAVTKESVHHFYKNVSGSILTRPAWFMDVAQQGEGIVDVTTHLVDLVQWECFPEQTIDYGKDIRLTSARRWTTDMNLSQFKAITKQNAFPDYLKKDVVNDSILRVYSNGEINYQLRGIHAKVSVTWAYKAPEGAGDTHYSIMRGTKANLIIRQGAEQQYKPTLYIESASGDAALETALKTALPAIQKEFPGVDVKKLAKGWEVIIPEKYKEGHEAHFGRVTQKYLQYLKDGKMPAWEVPNMIAKYYTTTQALELAKKSKQK, from the coding sequence ATGAAGTTAATACCCACCGTTAGTAGCCTGTTTCTGGCGGCCCTGTTTGCCGCCTGTCAATCGTCGGAGAAAACTACCGGACAAGGTTCGGAGAAGGATATGATTCGCCTGATTACGTTAGACCCTGGTCATTTTCATGCCGCTCTGGTACAGAAAACGATGTACGACGGGGTCGATTCGGTCGTGCACGTATACGCTCCCGACGGCCCGGATGTTCAGTTGCATCTGGACAAGATCCAGGGTTACAACACGCGCGCTGACGAACCGACTCACTGGAAAGAAGAGGTGTACAAAGGCTCGGATTTCTTCGATAAAATGATTGCGGATCGGGCCGGAAACGTAGTCGTTATGGCGGGTAATAACCGACTGAAAACCGACTATATTCAGAAAACCGTCGGGGCTGGCTTTAATGTGCTGGCCGATAAACCGATGGTCATCAGTTCGGACAAGTTTAACGAGTTGAAAGATGCCTTTGCCACCGCCGAACAAAAAAAGGTGCTACTGTACGATATCATGACGGAGCGTTACGAAATAACGACGATGCTCCAACGGGCTTTTTCACGGCAGGCCGATGTGTTTGGAACGTTGCAGAAAGGGACGCCCGACAATCCGGCGGTAACGAAGGAAAGCGTACACCACTTCTACAAAAACGTATCGGGAAGCATTCTGACGCGTCCAGCCTGGTTTATGGACGTGGCGCAGCAGGGCGAAGGCATCGTCGACGTAACAACGCACCTGGTCGATCTGGTGCAGTGGGAGTGTTTTCCCGAGCAAACCATTGATTATGGGAAAGACATCCGGCTGACATCGGCCCGTCGGTGGACAACGGACATGAACCTGAGCCAGTTCAAGGCCATCACGAAACAAAACGCGTTTCCCGATTACCTCAAGAAAGATGTGGTAAACGACAGTATCCTGCGTGTTTACAGCAACGGCGAAATCAACTACCAGCTGCGGGGTATTCACGCGAAGGTGTCGGTTACCTGGGCTTACAAAGCACCCGAAGGCGCGGGCGATACCCATTACTCAATCATGCGGGGTACAAAAGCCAACCTGATCATCCGGCAGGGGGCCGAACAGCAGTACAAGCCAACCTTGTACATCGAATCGGCCTCGGGCGATGCAGCGCTGGAAACCGCGCTTAAAACGGCGTTGCCTGCTATTCAGAAGGAGTTTCCGGGCGTAGACGTTAAGAAGCTGGCTAAAGGTTGGGAGGTAATCATTCCCGAGAAATACAAGGAAGGCCACGAAGCGCATTTTGGGCGGGTTACGCAGAAGTACCTGCAATACCTGAAAGACGGGAAGATGCCTGCCTGGGAAGTTCCTAACATGATCGCCAAATATTACACCACCACCCAGGCGCTGGAACTGGCGAAGAAATCAAAGCAAAAGTAA
- a CDS encoding RraA family protein, with the protein MKLVIGILATLCLAGTITKSSGQQISRDELIFLTPDWKGERFPDGRPKVSDALLQRMKRVTQEEAWSVLKGENYKYQFAGDWQTINPDSVLVGRALTATFMPGRPDVHRVTDEKGHTKDKRVKSQNAWPIDMLTKGDVYVVDQFGMHEDGPTIGDNLGNSIFAKTGNGIVYEGAIRDLAGLKEIGGFTSYYRSYHPSHHNPEGNLNTTLVGINRPTRIGKVMVMPGDIVLGRDGGVCFIPPHLVEKVVKTSEIIRLRDMFGHQRLREQKYTPGQIDTRWSDEIEKDFSQWLNAHISELPVPKEQIQDYLKTRTW; encoded by the coding sequence ATGAAATTGGTGATTGGTATCCTGGCCACGCTATGTCTGGCCGGAACGATAACAAAATCGTCAGGTCAGCAGATTTCCCGCGACGAGCTGATCTTTTTAACCCCTGACTGGAAAGGTGAACGCTTTCCCGATGGTCGCCCCAAAGTATCCGATGCGCTTCTGCAACGGATGAAACGAGTAACGCAGGAGGAAGCTTGGTCTGTGCTGAAAGGCGAAAACTACAAGTACCAGTTTGCGGGCGACTGGCAGACTATCAACCCCGACAGTGTGCTGGTCGGGCGTGCTTTAACCGCGACGTTCATGCCCGGTCGGCCCGACGTGCATCGGGTGACGGACGAGAAAGGACATACCAAAGACAAGCGGGTAAAATCGCAGAATGCTTGGCCGATTGATATGCTGACCAAAGGCGATGTGTACGTTGTCGATCAGTTTGGGATGCACGAAGACGGGCCAACGATCGGCGACAATCTCGGTAACTCCATCTTCGCCAAGACTGGCAACGGCATTGTGTACGAAGGCGCTATACGCGACTTGGCTGGCCTGAAAGAAATTGGCGGGTTCACCTCATACTATCGGAGCTACCACCCGTCTCACCACAATCCCGAAGGCAATCTGAATACAACGCTGGTGGGTATCAACCGCCCGACGCGGATTGGTAAAGTCATGGTCATGCCGGGCGATATCGTACTGGGCCGCGATGGGGGCGTTTGTTTTATCCCGCCACACCTGGTCGAAAAGGTGGTCAAAACGTCGGAAATCATCCGATTGCGGGATATGTTCGGTCACCAGCGCTTACGGGAGCAGAAATACACGCCCGGTCAGATCGATACACGCTGGTCGGATGAGATTGAGAAGGACTTTTCGCAGTGGCTCAACGCCCACATTAGCGAACTGCCCGTTCCGAAAGAGCAGATTCAGGATTATCTCAAAACCCGCACCTGGTAA
- a CDS encoding Gfo/Idh/MocA family protein, with protein MKKDEVVDASRRNFLKTTATGALATTVLGGFPTIVPASVFGKNAPSNRINVAAIGTGRISRGHDIPGVWQYDNALIMAVCDLDSNRAEDAKKLVNNYYSKKNGKEYDGVRVYTDYRELLLNKDVDAVIVSTPDHWHAPIVVDAVRARKDVYMQKPASLTIAEGRMMADAVKQSGQIVQVGSQQRSSEQFRYAAELVRNGRIGQLKTVYVGLPGDPAGDDEPQMPIPKNLDYDMWLGTTPEVYYTEKRVHPQVGYDRPGWLRCEQFGAGMITGWGSHHIDCAHWAMDTEHTGPIQIWGHADFPKKGLWNVHGIFRTEALYDNGVRMIVSNEIPNGIKFEGTNGWIFVSRGDGSVTSSDPVAKQNAAKKLDASDPKLLTSVIGPNEIHLPVSKEHHGNWLESVVSRKEPIAPAEIGHRSCSACLLHHAAMKLDRKLYWDPKKEQFKNDAEANALLSRPQRAPYAIKAVASAKGK; from the coding sequence ATGAAAAAAGATGAAGTCGTAGATGCATCGAGACGTAATTTTTTGAAAACAACCGCCACAGGAGCCTTGGCCACAACGGTTTTGGGTGGCTTTCCAACGATTGTACCCGCGTCGGTCTTTGGAAAAAATGCGCCTAGCAATCGGATCAATGTTGCGGCCATCGGAACCGGTCGAATTTCGCGCGGACACGATATACCGGGTGTCTGGCAGTACGACAACGCGCTGATCATGGCTGTTTGCGATCTGGATAGCAACCGTGCCGAAGACGCTAAAAAGCTGGTTAACAACTATTATTCAAAGAAAAACGGAAAGGAGTACGACGGCGTTCGGGTCTACACCGACTACCGCGAATTGCTTCTCAACAAAGACGTTGACGCGGTGATCGTCAGTACGCCCGACCACTGGCACGCGCCGATTGTGGTTGATGCGGTACGGGCGCGTAAGGATGTGTACATGCAGAAACCGGCTTCGCTCACGATTGCGGAAGGGCGTATGATGGCCGATGCCGTAAAGCAGTCGGGGCAGATTGTACAGGTCGGAAGCCAGCAGCGTTCGTCCGAGCAGTTTCGGTATGCTGCCGAACTGGTGCGAAACGGTCGGATCGGGCAACTGAAAACGGTATACGTTGGACTTCCCGGCGATCCGGCGGGTGACGACGAACCGCAAATGCCTATTCCCAAAAATCTGGATTACGACATGTGGCTGGGCACCACGCCAGAGGTGTATTACACCGAAAAGCGGGTCCATCCGCAGGTTGGCTACGACCGGCCCGGCTGGTTGCGCTGCGAGCAGTTTGGCGCGGGCATGATCACCGGTTGGGGATCGCACCACATCGACTGCGCACACTGGGCAATGGACACGGAGCATACCGGACCCATCCAAATCTGGGGCCATGCCGATTTCCCCAAAAAAGGCTTGTGGAACGTGCACGGTATTTTTCGGACGGAAGCCTTGTACGACAACGGCGTACGCATGATTGTCAGCAACGAGATTCCGAACGGTATTAAGTTTGAAGGAACCAACGGCTGGATTTTCGTGTCGCGCGGTGACGGATCGGTAACGTCCAGCGATCCCGTTGCCAAACAAAATGCCGCCAAAAAACTAGACGCCAGCGACCCAAAACTGCTGACATCAGTGATCGGCCCAAATGAAATACACTTGCCTGTCAGCAAGGAGCATCACGGCAACTGGCTCGAAAGCGTGGTCAGTCGGAAGGAACCCATTGCACCCGCCGAGATAGGGCATCGGTCTTGCTCCGCTTGCCTGCTCCATCATGCGGCCATGAAACTCGATCGGAAGCTGTATTGGGACCCGAAAAAAGAGCAGTTCAAAAACGATGCGGAAGCAAACGCGCTGCTATCTCGTCCCCAGCGGGCACCGTATGCGATCAAGGCGGTAGCTTCTGCGAAAGGCAAATAG